CAACggcacgacgacgacgctgtgCATTGCTGGCTACCTGCGCTCGCAGGGCGAGTCGGACCACGCGATCAACCACATCACGATCGACCGCGGCATCATGCGCATCAAGACCGGCAAGCCGAAGCGCGCGTCCAAGTCGAAGTCGAAGAAGCCCGCCGCGAagggcgccgccgctggcgctgctgcccagaAGGGTGCCCGCCCGCCTGCCCAGAAGGGTGCTCGCCCGCCTGCCCAGAAGGGTGCCCGCCCGCCTGCCCAGAAGGGTGCTCGCCCGCCTGCCCAGAAGGGTGCTCGCCCGCCTGCCCAGAAGGGTGCCGCTCCGGCTCGCAAGAACCGCGCTTAAACGAATAACGGAGAGAGTAGAAGGGCGGAGGTTGGCAACGGCGAAGCAACGGAACCAAGAGAAGGGAACACCCCGCTAAACGCCGCATCGCGAGAGTGCGCGCGGACAGACCCGCGCAGCCTCTTTCTCACTCACTCTGTCTGTCtttgtgccgctgct
The genomic region above belongs to Leishmania major strain Friedlin complete genome, chromosome 11 and contains:
- a CDS encoding putative 40S ribosomal protein S21, translating into MATIGMFNEEGENVDLYIPRKCHATTTLIEAHDHAAVQISIANVGPNGVINGTTTTLCIAGYLRSQGESDHAINHITIDRGIMRIKTGKPKRASKSKSKKPAAKGAAAGAAAQKGARPPAQKGARPPAQKGARPPAQKGARPPAQKGARPPAQKGAAPARKNRA